The window TGACCACCCCATCTCGGCCATGAAACGTGCCGCCCTGAGGAAGCGTCGCCGGTGACGACCACTCCACCTCGCCGTCGAGCAACTCGACGATCGCCGGGATATCCCCCCGACCAAACGCCGCGTATGCCCCCCTGACCAGCTCTCCGTTCGCGCCCATCATGAGCTCCTTCCCCCTCGGGCGTGTCGACCCGCCCCCCTATTCCGCCACCCGCACCGGCCGCGGATGACCCGACGCTGCCACAGTGTCCGGGCGCGGCCAAGGTCCAGCACCCCAGGTCAAGCCGATGCCGGGTTCGACGTCTCATTGACCGGCGGGGACGTCGAGCCCGCGGCTCGTCACGCTGTGCGCTGGGACGAGGCGGCTCGGGTCCGGGCCGTGGCGGCGCTGCCGCCGACGTCGTTTGAGGGCGGTGATGATCTCGTCGGGGGGTGCGGGCGGTGGAGGTGGAACCCCGGGGCTTGCTGGCATCGAGTTCTCGCGCGCTGGGAAGCGCGTCGTGGTGACGCAGGCTCGCTTCAGAAAATGGCGGGGCTCCCCAGCGCTGAGACGTATAGAACGTCGGCGGTGAAGTATCGAGGGGCCGATGCGCCGGATGTCGAGGCCATCGCCGCCCTGCATGCCGACAGCTGGCAGCGCAACTACCGCGGTGCGTACCGGGACGCCTTCCTGGACGGCGATGTGTTCACCGAGCGGCTGACGGTGTGGAACGACCGCCTGAAGCGGTCTTTGCGCGACCAGTACACGATCGTCGCCGAGGCCGACACGGCCGTGGTCGGCTTCGCCCACACCATCCTCGACGACGATCCAGCCTGGGGCGCCCTGCTCGACAATCTCCACGTGACCAACGACCGAAAGCGCAACGGGATCGGCAGCCGGCTCATGGCCGAGACCGCTCGAGAGCTGATCCGGCGCCGCCCGTCATCGGGCCTGTACCTGTGGGTCCTCGAGCAGAACCAGGCCGCCCAGGCCTTCTACCGGGCACGCGGTGGCACCTGCGTCGGACGTGAGCTCGCGGGCCCGTTCCCGGGTGGGGGCACCGCGGTCGGGCTCCGATACGCCTGGCCCGATCCCGCCACCTTGCTCGCCAACTGACTCGCTGAGCCGTCCACTCCGGGGCGTGAGCGCCTAACCGTCGGCGCCGCACTTCTGGGGCAATCGGCCTTGCGAACCGACCCTGCAGCCCACGTTCGTCAGGTGGGCTGTTGGATGAGGAAGCGCAAGGGGATCCCGTTCCAGGTCCAGGGGGTGCCGGGGCACTGGCTCTGGCTGTGTATCCGAGCTACGAGCCAATAGTCCGCGACCTGGGTGGTGACGATGGCGCGGCCACGACGGTCCCAAACCTGGCCGTTTCGCGGTTCCACGGTGAGGCTGATGATGCCCGGGAATTGGCGTCGAATGCGGCGGCCCTGAGCCTTCGCGACCTGGACCACGCGGGCGTAGTCGGTTTGGCCGCGCGTCGGCAGCACGTCGGGCACGCCGGCGAGGGGCTGCCTCGCGCTCGGGCACTCGACGGTGGCGGCGATCTTGAGGCTGTCGAGGATCTGGTAGGCCTCGGTGCGGGCGGCGGGTGGGGCGTCGCTCGTGAAGCGCAGCAACAGGTCGTAGGAGCGAGCGTGCTCGGTGACGTTGATCTGTTGGAACACGCCGGCGTTCGCCGCGGGGCATCCGTTGATGGACACGCGGTCGGGTTGCAGGCCGCTGCCCAGCGTGGCGTCGAAGCGCGCGGGGCCCGGGATGGGGATCGGACGGGTCGGTGGGCTGGGCGGCTGCACGAACTCGTTGATGACGATGGAGGCCCGCTCGGGCTGATAGCAGGGTGGCAACACGCGCCGTTGTGGATGAGGCGGACGGAAGCTCAGCCTGAAGACCTGATCGAACGGCAGCGCCGGATACGCCGAACGTCGGAGCGCGAGACCCCGCCAGTCGCTCGGGGCTTGGATCGAGAACCCAGCTGCCCGATCCCGGTAGGTGACCCAGCCTCGGCGCGAGGTTCTCGTCGCCGGCGCTGACACGCTCGGCGTGTGACGTCCGCCGGGGACGAACACCAGCACCGCGCCTGCCGTGGCTGCTGCGAGGACGGTGGCGACGCCGATTCGAAGTGTCAGGCCGCGCCGGCGACGACGGCGGCCCGCGACCCACACGTGCTCGATGTCGAGCGTGCGACTCGGAGCGTCAGCGGCGCGACGCAACGCCTCACGCAGCTCAGCGGGCATCGCTGGCCTCCGCTGACAACCCCTCGCCCAGCCCCATCCGTTGGAGCGACCGCCGGGCGCGAAGACACAGGGTCTTGACGGTATTGGGCCCACAGCCCAAGACCGCCGCCGTGTCGTGGACCGACAGATCCAAGAGGTACCGCAACACCACCGCCGCCCGCTGCCGCTCCGGCAGGCGCCCGAGTGCCGCCCGCACAGCCAGCACCTCACCCGTATCCGGTGCGTCGAGCGCGGGATGACCGTGCTCCAGCCGAGCCTGTGCGCGTCGGGCCACTCGTTGGCGGCGGGCCCACGAGCGCGCCAGGTTCAGTGCCACCCGATGCGCCC of the Acidimicrobiia bacterium genome contains:
- a CDS encoding GNAT family N-acetyltransferase, which codes for MKYRGADAPDVEAIAALHADSWQRNYRGAYRDAFLDGDVFTERLTVWNDRLKRSLRDQYTIVAEADTAVVGFAHTILDDDPAWGALLDNLHVTNDRKRNGIGSRLMAETARELIRRRPSSGLYLWVLEQNQAAQAFYRARGGTCVGRELAGPFPGGGTAVGLRYAWPDPATLLAN
- a CDS encoding sigma-70 family RNA polymerase sigma factor, whose product is MEAPEDLARLCRAEWPRLVGALSLWTGDRGVAEELAQETLIRVCQRWSKVRTLDQPGGWAHRVALNLARSWARRQRVARRAQARLEHGHPALDAPDTGEVLAVRAALGRLPERQRAAVVLRYLLDLSVHDTAAVLGCGPNTVKTLCLRARRSLQRMGLGEGLSAEASDAR